A window of the Tessaracoccus sp. MC1865 genome harbors these coding sequences:
- the metB gene encoding cystathionine gamma-synthase — protein sequence MTNFSRWTEAVRTGLGVDPTYGAVVPPLYLSSNYAFEELGRAREYDYSRSGNPTRDLLNDAINTLEGGAGATTVATGLAGVTLIAEAFVPTGGRVVVQHDAYGGTWRLFTFLASQGRLDVTFVDFNDDDAFAAALDGGVAMVWIETPSNPLLRITDIRRTADLAHAAGALVAVDNTFLSPLLQRPLEHGADLVLHSTTKFINGHSDVVGGAVVAATPEHHEKLRQWANALGLTSSAFDAFLTLRGLRTLDARLRIHGENAAALVDAIQDHPAVGTLYWPGLPAHPGHAVAKAQQSGFGSLISVELAGGRAAVERFLDGLEIFHLAESLGGVESLICHPASMTHAGMTDEARATAGISDGLLRISVGVEGRDDLVAVATRALDRAT from the coding sequence ATGACCAACTTCTCCCGCTGGACCGAGGCGGTGCGCACCGGCCTGGGCGTCGACCCCACCTACGGCGCCGTCGTCCCACCGCTCTACCTGTCGTCGAACTACGCGTTCGAGGAGTTGGGCCGGGCCCGCGAATACGACTACTCCCGCTCCGGCAACCCCACCAGGGACCTGCTCAACGACGCCATCAACACGCTCGAGGGCGGCGCAGGTGCCACGACGGTGGCCACCGGGCTGGCCGGCGTCACGTTGATCGCCGAGGCGTTCGTACCGACGGGGGGCAGGGTCGTCGTCCAGCATGACGCGTACGGCGGCACCTGGCGCCTGTTCACCTTCCTCGCCTCGCAGGGCCGGCTGGACGTGACCTTCGTCGACTTCAACGACGACGACGCGTTCGCCGCCGCGCTCGACGGCGGTGTGGCCATGGTCTGGATCGAGACCCCGTCCAACCCGCTGCTGCGCATCACCGACATCCGCCGCACCGCGGACCTCGCGCACGCCGCCGGCGCCCTGGTGGCCGTGGACAACACGTTCCTCTCCCCCCTCCTGCAGCGCCCGCTCGAGCACGGCGCGGATCTGGTGCTGCACTCCACCACCAAGTTCATCAACGGCCATTCCGACGTGGTGGGCGGCGCCGTCGTCGCGGCCACCCCGGAGCACCACGAGAAGCTGCGCCAGTGGGCCAACGCGCTGGGCCTCACCTCCAGCGCATTCGACGCCTTCCTCACCCTCCGCGGGCTCCGCACCCTCGACGCCCGCCTCCGGATCCACGGCGAGAACGCAGCGGCCCTCGTCGACGCCATCCAGGACCACCCGGCCGTCGGCACCCTCTACTGGCCCGGCCTGCCGGCGCACCCGGGCCACGCGGTGGCCAAGGCGCAGCAGTCCGGCTTCGGTTCGCTCATCAGCGTCGAGCTGGCGGGCGGCCGGGCCGCCGTCGAACGGTTCCTCGACGGGCTGGAGATCTTCCACCTGGCGGAGTCGCTCGGCGGCGTGGAATCCCTCATCTGCCACCCCGCATCCATGACCCACGCCGGCATGACCGACGAGGCGAGGGCAACGGCCGGCATCTCCGACGGGCTGCTGCGGATCAGCGTGGGCGTGGAGGGCCGCGACGACCTGGTGGCCGTCGCCACCCGCGCGCTCGACAGGGCGACATGA
- a CDS encoding ABC transporter ATP-binding protein: MATVSYRDASRVYPGSDRAAVNKLNLEIEDGEFMVLVGPSGCGKSTSLRMLAGLEEVNSGSIFIGDRDVTDLPPKDRDIAMVFQNYALYPHMTVADNMGFALKMQNVPKEERQKRVQEAAHLLGLEDFLSRKPKALSGGQRQRVAMGRAIVRNPQVFLMDEPLSNLDAKLRVQTRTQIAALQQRLGVTTVYVTHDQIEAMTMGDRVAVMKDGILQQVDSPLALYDNPKNLFVAGFIGSPAMNLISGRRVEDGVQVGDYIVRIPREVLARAEGEETLTVGIRPEAFSVAQEGIGLDVAVVEELGADSYLYGTLAGLSDDEIVNAQQFVARVGARTAPEKGQTVRLTAPADQLHVFSDRTEERIS, encoded by the coding sequence ATGGCCACCGTTAGTTACCGGGATGCCTCCCGTGTTTACCCCGGATCGGACCGCGCAGCGGTCAACAAGCTGAACCTCGAGATCGAGGACGGCGAATTCATGGTCCTCGTCGGCCCTTCGGGCTGTGGCAAGTCGACCTCCCTGCGGATGCTCGCCGGCCTCGAAGAGGTCAACTCGGGCTCCATCTTCATCGGCGACCGTGACGTCACGGACCTCCCGCCCAAGGACCGCGACATCGCGATGGTCTTCCAGAACTACGCCCTGTACCCCCACATGACCGTGGCGGACAACATGGGCTTCGCTCTGAAGATGCAGAACGTCCCCAAGGAGGAGCGCCAGAAGCGCGTCCAGGAGGCCGCTCACCTGCTGGGCCTGGAAGACTTCCTCTCCCGCAAGCCGAAGGCCCTCTCGGGTGGCCAGCGTCAGCGCGTCGCCATGGGCCGCGCCATCGTGCGTAACCCGCAGGTCTTCCTCATGGACGAGCCGCTGTCGAACCTCGACGCCAAGCTGCGCGTGCAGACCCGCACCCAGATCGCCGCTCTCCAGCAGCGCCTGGGCGTCACCACCGTCTACGTCACCCACGACCAGATCGAGGCCATGACGATGGGTGACCGCGTTGCGGTCATGAAGGACGGCATCCTGCAGCAGGTCGATTCCCCGCTGGCGCTGTACGACAACCCGAAGAACCTCTTCGTGGCAGGCTTCATCGGCTCCCCCGCCATGAACCTGATCTCCGGCAGGCGCGTCGAAGACGGCGTCCAGGTCGGCGACTACATCGTGCGCATCCCGCGTGAGGTCCTGGCCCGCGCTGAGGGCGAAGAAACCCTCACGGTCGGCATCCGCCCGGAGGCCTTCAGCGTCGCTCAGGAGGGCATCGGTCTCGACGTCGCGGTGGTCGAGGAGCTCGGCGCCGACTCCTACCTGTATGGCACCCTGGCCGGGCTCTCCGACGACGAGATCGTCAACGCCCAGCAGTTCGTCGCCCGCGTCGGTGCCCGCACCGCCCCGGAGAAGGGCCAGACCGTGCGCCTCACCGCACCGGCTGACCAGCTCCACGTGTTCAGCGACCGCACCGAAGAGCGCATCTCCTGA
- a CDS encoding DedA family protein codes for MIDEPKSSEEPRTEQWWQDQGMPWRKEPGRADYWCLGWFGFIGLFSLVLLPTRAWLITAAPDWLAMLTGGRTAVAVSGALGSQGDMPHWPVVLLVASIFSLKFDWVYWWAGKLWGRGIIEVWAGQSKRAQRNYARAERWAEKLGPLGFLVAYFPIPLPLMQVVFVLSGATNMSLRRFLVYDYIASTLWLVLYFWLGWRFGAPIVDVLELYARIGMWVALGLIVFVIFTSVLAQRRRAKPNSGEGA; via the coding sequence GTGATCGACGAGCCGAAGTCCTCGGAAGAGCCCCGAACCGAGCAGTGGTGGCAGGACCAGGGCATGCCATGGCGCAAGGAGCCGGGGCGGGCCGACTACTGGTGCCTGGGCTGGTTCGGCTTCATCGGTCTGTTCTCGCTCGTCCTGCTGCCAACCAGGGCGTGGCTGATCACCGCCGCACCGGACTGGCTGGCCATGCTGACCGGCGGTCGGACCGCCGTCGCAGTCAGCGGTGCCTTGGGCTCGCAGGGCGACATGCCGCACTGGCCCGTCGTGCTCCTGGTCGCCTCGATCTTCAGCCTCAAATTCGACTGGGTCTACTGGTGGGCGGGCAAGCTCTGGGGCCGGGGCATCATCGAGGTGTGGGCCGGTCAGTCCAAGCGCGCCCAGAGGAACTACGCGCGGGCTGAGCGATGGGCGGAGAAGTTGGGCCCCCTCGGTTTCCTGGTGGCCTATTTCCCGATCCCCCTGCCACTGATGCAGGTGGTGTTCGTCCTGTCCGGCGCCACCAACATGAGCCTGCGGCGGTTCCTCGTCTACGACTACATCGCCTCCACGCTGTGGCTGGTCCTGTACTTCTGGCTGGGGTGGCGCTTCGGCGCTCCCATCGTCGACGTCCTGGAGCTCTACGCCCGGATAGGGATGTGGGTGGCGCTCGGGCTCATCGTCTTTGTGATTTTCACGAGTGTGCTCGCCCAGCGGCGTCGTGCCAAGCCCAATTCGGGTGAAGGCGCTTGA
- a CDS encoding trans-aconitate 2-methyltransferase → MTPEPSKWTRMIQADPDHSRRYIQRFRTMAAQGNDLDGEARTVDAMAQRGSRILDAGCGPGRVGGRLHELGHTVVGIDVDPALIEAAGQDHPGPTWVVGDLAEMDLPAQGIEANFDVIVSAGNVMGFLAPSTRVDVLHRFATHLAEDGRAVIGFGAGRGYDFRDFLADCAQAGLELQIPLSTWDLRPFTEDSTFIVAICGKA, encoded by the coding sequence ATGACCCCTGAGCCCAGCAAGTGGACCCGCATGATCCAAGCGGATCCCGATCACTCCCGCCGTTACATCCAGCGCTTCCGGACCATGGCGGCGCAGGGCAACGACCTCGACGGCGAGGCCCGCACCGTCGACGCCATGGCGCAGCGAGGCTCCCGCATCCTCGACGCGGGCTGCGGCCCCGGCCGGGTGGGCGGCAGGCTTCACGAGCTCGGCCACACCGTCGTAGGGATCGACGTCGACCCGGCACTGATCGAGGCCGCCGGGCAGGACCACCCCGGCCCGACGTGGGTCGTCGGGGACCTGGCGGAGATGGACCTCCCGGCGCAGGGCATCGAAGCCAACTTCGACGTGATCGTCTCGGCCGGCAACGTGATGGGCTTCCTGGCCCCCTCCACCCGGGTTGACGTGCTGCACCGCTTCGCGACCCACCTGGCAGAAGATGGACGCGCCGTCATCGGCTTCGGCGCCGGCCGCGGCTACGACTTCCGCGACTTCCTCGCCGACTGCGCGCAGGCCGGGCTCGAACTCCAGATCCCGCTCTCGACGTGGGACCTCCGCCCCTTCACGGAGGACTCCACGTTCATCGTCGCCATCTGCGGCAAGGCGTGA
- the manA gene encoding mannose-6-phosphate isomerase, class I: MRRLTGHVQHFAWGSHTAIPGILRREPDDRPWAEYWLGTHPGGHAFLDDGMALATHVQENPEVVGAAARAEFGDRLPYLMKILAASTPLSLQAHPSRQQAEVGYARESLLGLHPSEPTRSFKDDWPKPEAIVALTPFEGLLGFRDPLETAGLFEALGVADELASVIGPLRDRAAAPALQEVFLDVLSLDERRHLVDVVLAAAVNLLEAPGALGEFARTAVELDEHFPGDPGILAALLMNRFTLQPGEAVALEPGIMHAYLRGVGVEIMASSDNVMRGGLTQKHIDVDGLLQVVRFEPLQPTVLVAEGADGVYVYPTSFPEFELWLVSPVDGSHLPVPRSDCGRIALVTAGRFVLQGDDGDMHLESGDSAFLAADEDVTVHGEGQMFVAASGA; the protein is encoded by the coding sequence ATGCGCCGACTCACCGGCCATGTCCAGCACTTCGCCTGGGGCAGCCACACGGCCATCCCGGGGATCCTCCGCCGCGAGCCCGACGACCGGCCATGGGCCGAGTACTGGCTGGGCACTCATCCGGGGGGCCACGCCTTCCTCGACGACGGGATGGCGTTGGCAACCCACGTCCAGGAGAACCCGGAGGTGGTGGGCGCCGCCGCCCGCGCCGAGTTCGGCGACAGGCTCCCCTATCTCATGAAGATCCTTGCCGCCTCCACCCCGCTGAGTCTGCAGGCGCATCCCTCGCGGCAGCAGGCCGAAGTCGGCTACGCCCGCGAATCGCTGTTGGGACTCCACCCGTCGGAGCCCACCCGGTCCTTCAAGGACGACTGGCCCAAGCCCGAGGCGATCGTCGCACTCACCCCGTTCGAGGGCCTCCTCGGCTTCCGCGACCCGCTGGAGACGGCCGGCCTGTTCGAGGCCCTCGGTGTCGCCGACGAACTGGCCTCCGTCATCGGCCCGCTGCGCGACCGCGCCGCCGCCCCTGCCCTGCAGGAGGTCTTCCTGGACGTCCTCTCGCTCGACGAGCGGCGGCACCTGGTCGATGTGGTGCTCGCGGCAGCCGTGAACCTCCTCGAGGCCCCGGGCGCGCTGGGCGAGTTCGCCCGCACCGCCGTCGAACTCGACGAGCACTTCCCCGGTGACCCCGGCATCCTCGCCGCGCTCCTGATGAACCGCTTCACACTGCAACCCGGCGAGGCCGTGGCGCTGGAGCCCGGCATCATGCACGCCTACCTCCGCGGCGTGGGCGTGGAGATCATGGCCAGTTCGGACAACGTGATGCGCGGCGGCCTCACCCAGAAGCACATCGACGTGGACGGCCTGCTGCAGGTGGTCCGCTTCGAGCCCCTGCAGCCCACCGTCCTCGTCGCCGAGGGCGCGGACGGCGTCTACGTCTACCCCACGTCGTTCCCGGAGTTCGAGCTGTGGCTGGTGTCCCCCGTCGACGGTTCCCACCTCCCGGTACCGCGCTCAGACTGCGGTCGCATCGCGCTGGTCACGGCGGGCCGGTTCGTGCTCCAGGGCGACGATGGCGACATGCACCTGGAATCGGGCGACAGCGCCTTCCTCGCCGCAGACGAGGACGTCACGGTGCACGGTGAGGGCCAGATGTTCGTGGCCGCATCGGGCGCCTGA
- a CDS encoding DUF3263 domain-containing protein, whose translation MSEALMHTPVDLTEREAAILDFEDSWFTSAVPKEQAIMESFSLSSARYYQQLNALIDTPRALAYRPLLVKRLRRMRSQRQAARSARRLHA comes from the coding sequence ATGTCTGAGGCCCTCATGCACACGCCGGTCGACCTGACCGAACGCGAAGCCGCCATCCTCGACTTTGAGGACAGCTGGTTCACGTCCGCGGTGCCGAAGGAACAGGCGATCATGGAGAGCTTCTCCCTGTCGTCGGCCCGCTACTACCAGCAACTCAACGCCCTGATCGACACCCCGCGCGCGCTGGCCTACCGGCCGCTGCTCGTGAAGCGTCTGCGCCGCATGCGGAGCCAGCGTCAGGCTGCGCGCTCGGCGCGCCGCCTCCACGCCTGA
- the groL gene encoding chaperonin GroEL (60 kDa chaperone family; promotes refolding of misfolded polypeptides especially under stressful conditions; forms two stacked rings of heptamers to form a barrel-shaped 14mer; ends can be capped by GroES; misfolded proteins enter the barrel where they are refolded when GroES binds) — translation MAKLIEFNEAARRDLERGMNTLADAVKVTLGPKGRNVVLEKKWGAPTITNDGVSIAKEIELEDPFERIGAELVKEVAKKTDDVAGDGTTTATVLAQAMVREGLRNVSAGANPVGLKKGIETAVAAIVEKLGELAIDVETKEQIAATASISAADPTVGEIIAEAMDKVGKEGVITVEESNTFGLDLEMTEGMRFDKGYISPYFVTDAERMEATLDDPYILLANSKISSLKDLLPVLEKVMQSGKPLLVIAEDVEGEALAGLIVNKIRGTFKSIAVKAPGFGDRRKAMLTDIAILTGAQVVSEEVGLSLDTVSLDLLGQARSVLVTKDECTIIEGAGDSEQIEGRVAQIRREIENSDSEYDREKLQERLAKLAGGVAVIKVGAATEVELKERKHRIEDAVRNAKAAVEEGIVPGGGVALLQASKLASVEGLTGDEAIGAQIVFAAASAPLKQIAFNAGLEGGVVAEKVGSLPAGEGLNAATGEYQNMVEAGIIDPAKVTRSALQNAASIAALFLTTEAVIADKPEKAPAGAPGMDEMGGMGGF, via the coding sequence ATGGCAAAGCTGATTGAATTCAATGAGGCCGCACGACGCGACCTTGAGCGCGGCATGAACACCCTTGCGGACGCCGTCAAGGTCACCCTCGGCCCCAAGGGCCGCAACGTCGTCCTGGAGAAGAAGTGGGGCGCCCCCACGATCACCAACGATGGTGTGTCCATCGCCAAGGAGATCGAGCTCGAGGATCCCTTCGAGCGGATCGGCGCCGAACTCGTCAAGGAGGTCGCCAAGAAGACCGACGACGTCGCCGGCGACGGCACCACCACCGCCACCGTGCTGGCACAGGCGATGGTCCGTGAGGGCCTGCGCAACGTGTCGGCCGGCGCGAACCCCGTTGGCCTGAAGAAGGGCATCGAGACCGCCGTCGCGGCGATCGTAGAGAAGCTCGGCGAACTCGCCATCGACGTTGAGACCAAGGAGCAGATCGCCGCCACCGCGTCGATCTCCGCTGCTGACCCCACCGTCGGCGAGATCATCGCCGAGGCGATGGACAAGGTCGGCAAGGAAGGCGTCATCACCGTCGAGGAGTCGAACACGTTCGGCCTCGACCTCGAGATGACCGAGGGCATGCGCTTCGACAAGGGCTACATCTCGCCCTACTTCGTCACGGACGCCGAGCGCATGGAAGCCACGCTGGATGACCCGTACATCCTGCTGGCCAACTCCAAGATCTCGTCGCTGAAGGACCTCCTGCCCGTGCTGGAGAAGGTCATGCAGTCCGGCAAGCCGCTGCTCGTCATCGCCGAGGACGTCGAGGGTGAGGCCCTGGCCGGCCTCATCGTCAACAAGATCCGCGGCACGTTCAAGTCGATCGCCGTCAAGGCGCCCGGCTTCGGCGACCGCCGCAAGGCCATGCTGACCGACATCGCCATCCTGACCGGTGCCCAGGTCGTCTCCGAGGAGGTCGGCCTGTCGCTCGACACCGTCTCCCTGGACCTCCTCGGCCAGGCGCGCTCCGTGCTCGTCACCAAGGACGAGTGCACCATCATCGAAGGCGCCGGCGACTCCGAGCAGATCGAAGGCCGGGTGGCCCAGATCCGTCGCGAGATCGAGAACTCGGATTCCGAGTACGACCGTGAGAAGCTCCAGGAGCGTCTGGCCAAGCTGGCCGGCGGCGTCGCCGTCATCAAGGTCGGCGCGGCCACCGAGGTCGAGTTGAAGGAGCGCAAGCACCGCATTGAGGACGCTGTCCGCAACGCGAAGGCTGCGGTCGAAGAGGGCATCGTCCCCGGCGGTGGCGTCGCGCTGCTGCAGGCCTCGAAGCTCGCTTCGGTCGAGGGCCTGACGGGCGACGAGGCCATCGGCGCCCAGATCGTGTTCGCCGCTGCTTCGGCTCCGCTGAAGCAGATCGCCTTCAACGCCGGCCTCGAGGGCGGCGTCGTGGCGGAGAAGGTCGGCTCGCTCCCCGCGGGCGAGGGCCTCAACGCCGCCACCGGCGAGTACCAGAACATGGTCGAGGCCGGCATCATCGACCCGGCCAAGGTCACCCGCTCGGCGCTGCAGAACGCCGCGTCGATCGCCGCGCTGTTCCTCACCACCGAGGCAGTCATCGCGGACAAGCCGGAGAAGGCCCCCGCGGGCGCTCCCGGCATGGACGAGATGGGCGGCATGGGCGGCTTCTGA